In Patescibacteria group bacterium, the genomic stretch ATTTCGCGCCGCACGACCAATCGTCTGAATGAGCGCCATCTCCGAGCGCAGGAAGCCCTCCTTGTCTGCATCGAGAATACCAATGAACGTCACCTCCGGCAGGTCGAGGCCTTCGCGCAAGAGGTTCACGCCCACGAGACAGTCGAATTTGCCGCGACGAAACTCTGTGAGAATCTGAATACGATCGATGGTCTTGATTTCGCTATGCAAATATTCGGCCTTGATCCCCTTCTCCTTCAAATATTCCGACAGGTCCTCCGCCATTTTCTTGGTGAGGGTCGTCGCGATAACTCGCCCACCCTTTTTCACTTCTTTTTGGGTTTCGGCAATGAAGTCGAAAACTTGACTGGAATAAGAACCCTTTTTCTCAATGATTGGGCGAATCTCCACTTCTGGATCAAGGAGGCCAGTCGGTCGAATCACCTGCTCCGCGATCTGCCCATCGCCATCAGGACCGCCCTTAACGCTACGCTCGAGCTCATACTTGCCCGGCGTGGCGGTAGTGTAGATGCGCTGGCCGAGGCGTTCTTCGATCTCGTCGAATTTGAGCGGCCGATTGTCGCGTGCGCTTGGTAATCGGAAACCATACTCCACGAGCGACTGCTTACGTGATGCATCGCCAGCAAACATACCGCCCAACTGCGGAATCGTCACGTGTGACTCGTCGATGATGGTGAGGAAATCCGGCTCGCCGAGATTGCCAACCGCGCTTGGAGCACCCTTCTTCACCGCCTTATGCGGAAAATACGAAATGAGCGTATCCGGCGGTGCGCCCGCAGGCATCCCGCTGAAGTGGCGCGAGTAGTTCTCGATGCCGTTGCAGTAGCCGACTTCGCGGATCAGTGCCAAATCATAGTTGGTGCGGCGTTTCAAACGCTCCGCCTCGAGATTCTTTCCCGCCGCTGCGAGCTCTTTGAGCCGCACATCCAGCTCGGCCTTAATCGTCTGCAAAGCCCGCTTCTGCCCTTCGTCCGTCGTAATGAAATGTTTAGCCGGGAACAAAAAGAACGCGTCAACGTCGCCGATGATGCGGCGAGTGGTCGCGTCGATCTTCATGATTTCGCCGACCACTTCCACCGGCACTTCGGCGCCTTTGCCCGCTTTTTCCATTTTCGTCTCGAACCCAATCCGAAACAGCGCGCGCTCGTTCACCGGCATGATCTCGATCGAGTTGCCCAGCGCGCGGAAGGTACCTGGCGTCAAATCAGCGTTGGTGCGCTCATAGTGTATGTCGATGAAACGGCGCATCATGTCGGCACGATTGCCCTTCATGCCGCGCGCGATCTTCATGTTGACCTTCTCGTATTCAACAGGCGAACCCAGACCATAGATACAAGAGACGGTAGCGACGATGATGACATCCTTGCGCGTGAGCAGGGCCTGGGTCGACGCGTGGCGCAAGCGTTCGATCTCTTCGTTGATCATCGCCTCTTTTTCGATATAGGTGTCGGTGACGGGCATGTACGCCTCGGGCTGGTAGTAGTCGTAGTAGGAGACGAAATAATGCACCGCGTTGTCCGGGAAAAACTCTCGATATTCCTGCGCGAGCTGCGCCGCGAGCGTTTTGTTGTGAGCAATGACGAGCGTCGGCTTGCCAATCTGTTCGATGACATTGGCCGCGGTGAATGTCTTGCCCGAACCGGTCACACCAAGCAGGGTCTGATGTTTCATCCCCTTGCGCACGCCCTCGACGAGCATCTTGATCGCCTTCGGCTGATCGCCCGCCGGCGTGTGGCCACCGGTTTTGAGTTTGAAGGGTGAATTTGCGGCCGAATTTTCGTTTTTTGACGCGGCTTTCATTGAAAATGGATTATAACGTATTTTTCGAGGTTCGTAAATAAACCTGGCGCGATCGGCTGAGGTGCCGCGATATTTTTGAGTACCTACGGATTTTTCATACTTTTTCATACAAAATATGAGAAAGTATGAAAAATCCGCACCTACTATTTTTCGCTGCGCCACCCCACCCAGACGAGCACCTCTCTCCGCGACAAGAAAAAACCGCCTCGCCAACCCTCCACACGGGAGAATCGACAAGGCAGTGAGTAGCGGCCGCGCAATAGCGGCGACAGAGGTCACATCATCGGGACCAAATCATGGTGCCCAAGCGCGAGGTCCGTCATCGTCCTCCGGTAAATCGCCCGACCTTCGCCGAGCAACACCATGAACTGTTCGTAGCGGCTTTTCAGCGCCTGCTTCACCGCAACGAACCATTTCATCTTGAGTCCGCGACGGATGGGCCGACGTTTCTCCAGGATCTTCGCAGCCTCGTCGAGCGCAACCACGGCACGCTTCAAGAGGGTGCGAGTAAGATGGCCGTCGTAAACATTGACGATGAAGTCAAGGACGTCGCTCACCGCCCGGCTGGCACGATTGAGGCGCTCGATCTTTGGCCGGATAGGGTGCCGACAATAGTAGTTGCGGGCATTTTTCAGGTTGATGATGGCCTGCCTTAGGGCAGTCAGGCAGGGATGCGGAGGCTGCGGCTTGGGATGCTGTTTGAGGAGCTTCATAAGATTTCAAGCTTGGGAGCCGACTAGCACGAGCGTGGTTTCGGAGGTGGCGCCAGTCTTGGAAAAAGCCTCGAACCATTTGGTGGTGACCCCCATCACTCGGCCGCCTTCGCGCAGCTCCTTTCCCGGAAAGAACACCAGGAGACGATTTGTCTGCCTGTCCGTCTCACCGTCTGCGAGGACCGCCTTCTTGAGCACGGCCAAGCTCGCAATATAGGTGCCGGCTCCGCGCTCGACAATGGCACTCTCCACGATGTAGAGCACTTCTGGCTCAAGCGCCGAAGCCATGATAGGTCGGCCGGCCGCCTGAAGGGCCTCGACCAATCTTGCGCCAAAGTAACCAACGCCGCAGATCGGCGCGAAGATGCACATGAGCGACCACAGAATGTGCAGTGTTCCCTCCCAATTCACACTGAAGCCGATAGGGATAAAGGTGTGGACAGCGAGTAAGGCTGCGCCAAACAGGAAGACATTGAGGACCGCCGTGCTTTTTTTCATACGCAGTGGTAGTAGACCGTTTTTGATGGTTGATTGTGACTGGTTGACCGACATGAGTTTTCAATGACCGCAGTTGACACTAAAGTACCCGTTTTCAAGGGAGTTGTCAAACTTCGAAACGTATTTAAAAAAGGGCCCCGGAGCGCGACGCGTCGCGCTCCGGGGCTTGTGCAATCAACCAACATCAACCCAAATGGGCATTAGCTGCCAGTGTGGCTGCTCGTGTGAACCATGGCGACATCGCCGCGATCGGTTTTGACTTCCCCGAACTCAAGCTGTCCGCGCCCAGGAACCACCCCTGGCTGCGAACCGAGCTCAAGCTCCGGATGATGTGCCGGCGGCTGAGGTGCCGCTTCTGCAACAGTCACGGTATTCATAGCTGCCAGGCATTATAGCCCTACTTTTGGCAGATTGGCAAGCGCGAGGCGTTGTTGCTCAAGCCATGAAGGCCGTTCAGACGGAAACTTCACGGGAGGGTGTGTCGGACCCTCCGACGAACCAAACACGTTGGAAACGAATTCGTCGTCACTCCGAGCAAGTCGGAGACGACCGTTGCTGTCAGACCCCCGCGAACCAGACATACTCGTGGGAATACCGAGAGGAGAAGTTTCGTGCATAGAAAACAGCTACACTGAAGGTTGACCAACCCAACAAAGAGCGAGCTCCACAGGCGAGCCGATACCCATTTATTATACCTCACCTCAGACGGCTCGCGGGTTTTGCTATCCCCAACTACTTCGCTAGATACGTGGACAAGAATTCACGCTTCAATTCAAAGAAGGTGCCGTCCTCAATTCCCTTTCGCATGCGATCAACAAGATTCACGATGAAATGGAGGTTGTGGGTCGAGGCAAGGGTGCCGGCGAGCATTTCGTCAGCGCGAAACAGGTGCGCAATGTAGGCGCGGGTGTAGTGTGCGCAAGCATAGCAAGCGCAATCTTCTTCGATTGGGCGCATATCCTCGCGATACTGCGCATTCTCGATATGCACGCGTCCATGCTTCGTATAAATAGTGCCATTGCGTCCAAGGCGAGTCGGCGCAACGCAGTCGAAGGTGTCGCAACCATTCTCCACTGCCTCAAAAATATCTACAGGGTCGCCGATGCCGAGCAGGTGGCGTGGTTTGTTTTCCGGCAAGAGCTCATTCACCCAACGCACCGCCTTGCCCATATCTTCTTTGTCAAATGACCCACCAATACCGAAGCCGTCGAAAGGCATCGCGCCGATGATACGCGCACTTTCCTTGCGCAAGTCCTCGTGACGCCCACCCTGCACGATGCCGAACAGCGCCTGGGGTGTGCCGTTGGCCGTCACTTTTTTATGCGCCTTCAAACAACGCTCCGCCCAGCGATGCGTGCGTGCCATCGCCTCCTGCTGATATTCTTTTGGCGCGTGCGGCGAGGTGCATTCATCGAACGCAAAGATCATGTCCGCACCAATCTGCTCCTGGATCTCGATCGAACGTTCCGGCGTGAAGCGATGCGTACTGCCGTCGATGACGGACTTGAATGTGACGCCCTCTTCGTCGACACGCGCGAGACGCGCCGCCACATCCTCTGTCGCGTCGGTGCCGCTTTCGGCGAGGGAGGGCTTCGCCGAAGAAGACTTCGGCATAAGTGTCGCAGATGTAAGTGTCGCTGTCGCTCCCTTATCTGCTCCCTTAGAAAACTTATTAATCCCCTTCCCAAACGCCACGCCGAGCGAAAACACCTGGAAGCCGCCAGAGTCGGTCATGGTCGGACCGTGCCAATTCATCATTTTGCCCAAGCCGCCAGCCTTCGCGATGATCTTCTCACCCGGCTGCAGATACAAATGATACGTATTCGCCAGGGCCACCTGAGCGCCGAGGTCTTTCACGTGGTCGGGCGTGAGCGACTTCACTGTGGCTTTCGTCCCCACCGCCACAAACGCCGGGGTATGCACCACACCATGCGGAGTCGTCAAAAGTCCGACACGGCCGAGGGTCGGGGTGTCGTCAGGCTTCGTGAGGCGCTTCTCCACCACAAATGAAAGTGGATTTTGTGGGGTAAGATGCGACTTCGCACTGTTGATATCGGCCATATCATTCTTCATGTCTCACGAGCATACCAGATTTGACCAAATTGTGCATTTCTTGTGCATTTTGGAAAATAACGTATAGTAATAGCCATGAAACCGGCACCAAAAAAGGTCATACTCCTCGCAGCGGCATGGCCAATGCGCATCAACAAATATCTCGCCCACAAGGGATATTCGACGCGCCGCGGCGCCGACGAGCTGGTCACCGCTCAAAAAGTACTCCTCAATGGTCGTGTAGCCGTCCTCGGAGACAAGGTGAAGGAAACAGATGTCGTGGAGGTCTTGCAAGCCCAGAACAAAGCTGAGGGTAATTCGACCGGTAAAAAAGCTCCCGGAACCGGCTCGGGAAACGTTCATGGCACCACCGCAGCGGATCGCGTGTACTTCATCTTCCACAAGCCGGTCGGCATGAGCGCGAGCGACAACGAGATCGAGGCTGTCATTGACCAACTCAAAAGCCAAAAAAAGTATGCGTACCTCGTCGGCAAGAAACTCTTCCCCATCGGCCGACTCGACAAAGAGTCGAGTGGCATCATGATCCTCACTAACGACGGTCGCATCACCGATCGCCTGCTCAATCCCGTATACGCGCATCCGAAAACTTTTTTCTGCACCCTCAACAAGGTGCATTCCGCGAGCTTCATTCGCATTTTGTCTGATCGACTCCTCAACTTGCAGGCCGGTCCGGAGAACGCTGCTGAAACCGTAGACCAACTCCATTTCAAAGTCACCCTCAACAACACCGGCAACGCCCACCTCGAACACATCTGTGCTGAACTTGGCTTCACCATTGTGGAGAGCCAGCGCATTGCCATCCTCAACATCGGCCTAGGCAACCTCAAGCCAGGTGCTGTCCGCGAGGTGACAGAGAAAGAACGCGAAGCATTTCTCCGTTCGCTCGGTCTCTAGTTGGAATCTTGGCCAGTTGGGTTGTGGTGCAGAATGTAGTAAAATAGGCGAATGATACACAAATGGTTCAAGCGCAACACGAAGCCTCACACCAATGACGGCTTTCTTTCGATTGGTGACATCCAAAAAGATGAGCGGTACGAATTGAAAGATATTCATGACGAATTCAAGCGTGGCTTCGACCTCATCAAAAAATATCCGAAGACGGTGAGCTTCTTTGGTTCAGCCCGCTTCACTTCGGAACATGAACATTACAAGCAAGCTCAAGAATTGGCAGGCAAGATCGTGAAGGAGCTCGGCTATGCTGTGGTGACTGGCGGCGGGCCGGGCATTATGGAAGCCGGCGCGCGCGGAGCGAAAGACGCCGGCGGCGTCTCGATCGGCATGACCATTCGCCTCCCCCACGAACAGCGCGACAATCCGTACATCACTGAAAGCGCCGATTTCAAATACTTTTTCAGCCGCAAGACGCTCCTCACTTTTGAAGCCGAAGCTTTCATCTTCTTCCCTGGCGGCTTCGGCACCTTGGACGAATTTTTCGATGTGCTGACTCTCGTGCAGACTGGCAAGATCCCGAAAGTGCCAATCATTCTCGTCGGCCGTGACTATTGGGAGCCGCTCGACGCCTTCATCAAAGCGCAGATGCTTGTCGCTCACAAAGCGATCAACCCAGACGACATGAAGCTGTACCATATCACCGAAGACAGTAAAGAAATCGTCGAGATCATCCGCAAGACCCCCGTTACCAATTGGTGGAAGCACTTTCAGGAGTAGTACGATATGGGCCGCAGCAAGAGTGGCAAAAGCAATCAAAAGAAAACGCGGCCGCCTGAAAAGGGGCCGCGTTTTTCGCTGTGTGAGAGAAATACATCCGAGGAACGATCGGCGTGGACACGATTTTCATGCCACCTTCGGGAGGTGACGGAAATAATCGAGCCCATCAGAACGTGCCAAGCTGGCAACGTGTTCGAGCTGGTCGCGCGTAGGGGCTGGAGTGAGCTTTTCCACAAAAGCCACGGTCGCCGCCGGATCGCTCTCGAACGGCAGACGCTGAAAGGATCGAAGGTGGATGAGTGAAGCCTTCAATCGCTCCATCTGCACACCCTGATACCCGACGATCCGAGCGACTTCCAGGACCTTTTCTAGATCAGTCTGCTGCACCACCGCAAAGCGTTTCGGGTCCCAGTTGCGGATCGCTTTGATCATCGGGACGGTCTCGCCCAGAAACTGGTGATGCCAACGGTGCAGGAAGGTGGTAATGTTGTCATCCGCACGGCACAATTCCTTCCGGCGCTGCCCCAAAACTTGTGCGAGGCAGATGCCGAATGGCTGGCACAAAAGAATTGAACGCGCAATGACGTGAGTGCCCTTCAATTCTTCCAGGCGACGCAGGACGGCAAACTGAAGATCGTTCCGCGGAAACCCATCGAGCAGGAAGGTTCTGACACCGGCCTGAAGCCGCTGCAGGATCCATTCCAACACGACGACAGTGGCGAGCTCGTCTTCGACCATCTCGGCGCATTTCATCTTTTCTTCCGCCGCCGCGCACGCATCGCCGACTGGGCCAGATTCTTTGGCGCGGCGGCGGATGGCGGCACTGCAGCTCAGGTGATGAAATGACACTGAGCCATACTCCTGCAACAGTTTGCCGACAAAGTCCTTGCCCGCACCCATGCCGGCCAGGAGAAGAAAGAGGTGGAAATTGCTGTAGCGGGAAATTTGCAGTATCAATCCTTCGATGTGCTGTGTCACGACGCCTCCTTAGGTAAGGGGTTTTTGTGGTAGCTCCGAGTGTTTCTTTCACAATGTGAAGAACAGAGCCAGAGGGCTTTATATCAGAAAAACAGCCGAGCGTCAACGAAACCTAGACCAACACGAAGTAGAGGAAGAGTCCGAACATGAGCACGGCCAAACTACAATTCACCAACGCGCCCGTCGCTGAGCCGATGAGTCCGGCAGTAGCGGCTTTGAGGGCTGCTGCGTTACTTTTGCGTGCCACTACTTCTCCCGCAAAGATGCCGACGAACAAACCAACGATGCCCCCGAGTGGCGGAAAGGCGATGAGACCAACAATGAGTCCGAGGAATCCGAAAAGAATCGAGCGTCGATCTGCCCCACCATATCGTGCGCCAAGTATGCCGGCGAAGTAATCGATGAAGAAAGATACGATGAGAATACCGCCAAGTACCGCAAGATTCTCCCAGGTGATGTGTACGAAGCGATCGGAAATCGCAAAAAGCAATGCAATAAGAAACATGTACGAGATCGCCGGCAGAAACGGCACGAGCACTGCCGGAATACCCAGCGCCATGAATATCGCTGCAACCGCGAGAAGAATTGGGTGTTCAATCATTTCTTCATTTTACCATAGCCGCTGCCGTATCCATATTCGTATTCATCCTCCTCGTCGATCTGGTCGTGCAATACGGCAACATCCTTCGCCAATGAGGCCGTCTCTGCATCTTCATCATCATACGGGTCAGAAGATGGCCCGGGAACAACAATAGACACTTCGTCGAGCACGTCATACAGAATATTTGAGGGACAGGCTACGGGGATCCGATGAGACAAACACACGGGCTGGCTTCCCTGCACAAACACATCCAACGCGCCCACGACGACACCAAGTATCTTGCAAGAATCGACGTCGATCAGCGGCGCGCCGCCATCGGCAAGCCAAGGTGCGCCGTCTATCTCGAGCAGTTCTGGCACGCCATTTTTGTCTTTCTGGACCGCACCGATCGAGCAAAGGTGTGTAAAGACTTTCGGCTGCCCTGCAGCGACTCGCTTCATATCAGCCTCATCCACCCCATTCCGACACCTTGTTGCTGGGAAGCTGAGCGTAAACGCCTCCACCCCAGCGGTGAGACAGTCCTCGTTGGTTTCGAGATCATCCATCGAAAAGCCGACTTCCTGGCGTTGCTCGAATCCAAATACAGCCAGCCCTCGTACGGTATCGGTGTCGATGAGCATGAGGTCGGCGGTCTGGTATACATCGACCCCGGCCTCGGTCTTTTGATACACTCCCGCAAAATACTGCCCGGCCGCCTTCTCCATCGCCTTGAAAACACTGAGTGACGTCACGGCAAACTGTCCGTCTACCGCAAAACCAGTACCTTCGAAATGCACGGTTGATTGCTCAACCCCCATTTGTCTGGCACCGAGAAAGAGGAGGTTGCGACGAACTGAATCGATAATATGTTGTGTTGGCATGCGAATATGCTTATGAGTAATACCCATAAGTAAAGCAAACCAGTGATAGAGAAACTGCTAAAAAGTGTTCAAGAAAAGACTAATTTCCGATAAAGAAATCGTGAAAAAGTTCTAAAGAAAAAATGAAGGAGAGGTAAAAACAAAATCAAGAATCGGGCGGACCATTTTTACAGAGACAAGTTTCGCAAGACAGTCGCATCCACAATGTTCGGCTGTGCTTCGCGAATCGCACCATAGAAGCGCACCTTGTCGCCCTTGATGAATCGAGCGATCGAAAACACCTGTCTTTTGTTGTTCAAAATACTCACTCCATCAGCGAGCGGCAGCGTGTAATCCACCCCGCCTACAGTGACAACCATGTTGAGCGGCAATGTATTGCCATCAATACTTTTGATCACCCCTTCAAAATTACGTGGCTTGAAAATCGACATGTCCTGATAGATACGAATTGTCTGCGCCTCAAGCGTCTTTTTGAGATTGTTGTACACGCCGGTGGCAGAAGTGATCTTCGTGCCGACACCGAGTGTATTCGTGCTCAACACCAAAGTGCCCTTGTTCACCGGCGTCGATGAGGCTACGAGCAGCGTGATCTTGCCGCGGGTCTTTGAGTTGAGAATATACGCCAATGCGGTCGGCGTACTGGTACCGAGCTCGGAGATACTACCGGAAAAACCTTCCTCCAATGTTTGTAGAGACCAATTCTTCACCTTCTTCGCCACCACATCGAGAGAGTTCGAGCCTTCAAACAAGTCACCGGTGACTGAAATAAAGTCGCCGACAGAAATTTCCTTCACGGTAATAGCCTGACCGAAGCGTTTTTCGAAAGCGGTCTTGTCGCTGGTACGGACAGTGACACGGATGAAGGAAACTCCCCAATACACCTTGCAGAAAAGGGTCGTACCCGAAACCTGCTCCACACGAGCACCCTGGATAGAGACGCTGCCATTATCATTCACATGCACCTCGAGGGTGGAGCCGAAGGGCCGCGGATCGTAGTTGGGTGCGAGCACTTGAGCCTGCGCCATTTGAGCAAAACCGCCCAAAATACCGGTCGAAAGGCCAAAGATGACCAAGGCATTGATCGCTTTTTTCATCCCAGAACACTACCACAAAACAGCATATTTGGCCATCTTTGGCCAAATTAAGCCATCCTAAGGTATTTGGCCCGCTGGGAGGCCGAAAATCGCTCAATGGCATATCGGAGCATCGTCCTCGGCATGGACACAGCATGCGTATCCAGAAAGCTCCTGAGGGTTTTTAGACCTATTGGGGAGCGTTTCCCTATCTCGCGAAGCATCCAACCGCAGGCTTTGTGGATAAGGTCGTGCTCGTCGGAAATGAGGATCTCGCAGATACGAATAGTGTCAGTGAATTCACCTTGTTGGATGAAAAAATAGGTTGAAATGATAGCGATGCGCCGCTCCCACAGATTAGCCGAACGTGCGAGGCGGTCGAGGATGGCAGTGTTCCCTTTTTGGTAGAGGTATGCCCCGAGGATGTCGCGAGCGGAGTTGTCGACGAGGTCCCAATTGTTAAAACAGCGAGCATGCTCTAGATACCACTTGGCGAGGCGTTCTTGTTCGGCGAGGGAGTCTTGTGGGGTCGGCGATTTCTTTGCTAAGGCATATTTCAATTGCAAGATTTCCGTGCAGGTGAAGCGATGCTCGTGAATTGGACTTTTGGCGAGTGTGGCAAGGTCGGAGAAAGACAAGTGGGCATACGCGCGGGCGATCGTGCGCTGTTGTGGCACCGTCAGACCAAGGAAACGATCGCCCGCGCCATATTCACCCGTGCCCGTCTTGAAATACTTGGCGAGCGTGGCAGATTTCTTGGCGTTGGCGTTTGCTTTCAGCTCGCGCACGAGGTCTTTGAGATTTTTCTTCATGATGGTCAGTGTCAGACAGTATAACAGAGAACGCTTAGGCAAGAAAAACCGACCCAGGCGATGAAGCGAGGGCCGGCGAAGTGATCGGGCGAAGTGATCGGCGAAACGGCCTACCACTTCCGTCTGTCGCGACGATAACGCGGCGGCACACCCGGTTGGCTATGACGCATGCTGTCGGATGGCGGCGTTTGGGACCGAGCGCGAGTCGAGGGTAGCAGGATGGCAAAATCCGAAGGCTTGAGCGGGACTTCACCCAGGTCGAAGGGGGACGGCAGCTGGATGGCCATACTATCGAGCGCCGCCCTCAGTGCTTCTTCAGGCTTTTGCCCATCCTCGAGGGACAGCGCAAAATGTGGCGGATCATCGCTGTTGATGTCTTTGACATACAGATCAAAGCCAAGAGACAAGCGGATGCGGTTGGCAAGCAATTCGTCCACCAGCCAATTGGGACAAGCCCACACATTGCGGCGACAGGGCTGACCGACAATGTCGCAACAAGTGAAATCGAGACATTCTTGCGTGGTCACCGCCTGTGCGAGCTGTTCGGCGATGAAGGCATTGGTCCTTGCGTCGCCTTTTGGATCAACGTAGCAGACGAGGCTGCTATGGATGGGACGAGTGAGACTTAGCATAAGTAACTCCAGGGATGTGATGTCGGTGTTCCGACTGGTTTTCAAACAACGCGAATGGAATAATTAAACCGCGACACGGTCACTTTGTCAAGAAAATATCCGGACGATGTGAACAAGTGGGTGGGTCCGCCGACTTTTTTGAGTAGGTGCGGATTTTTCATACAAATTCATACAAAGTATGAAGAAGTATGAAAAATCCGCACCTACTGTTTTCCGCCGCACCACCCCTGCTCCACCTGCTCTAGACGAGAAAAAGGTCCTGATTGTATTCCCCAACACCGAGATATCTCGCTTCGCCACGCAAGATAGCTTCGTATGGCGCGCAGGCGAAGCATGGGGAGCCGCCCGCGATCACCCGTGGACATGCAAATTCACCTTTCTCGCGGGCGGCCTTCACTGCCCGAGCCACGGCGAGCACTTTTTCTCGCGCGACGTCCAACGAGGGCAGTTCCACCGACTTCGGCTCATCCTCCCGATCGAGATACCAATAGCTCGCACCCGACACTTTTCGCTTCTGCAATTCATTCAACAGCAGCAAATAAATCGGGAGCTGCAGCGACTCGCCATCCTCATCCCGCTTCCCCGTCTTGAAATCCAACACTCGCACGCTGTCGTCTGTCGGTACAAATTCGAGCCAATCAATCTTTCCGCACAAAATAATATTTTCCTCCTCAGACAAAAAGAAATTCGGCAACATGTCATCCTTCCCACCTTTCAGCTTCAACGCCTTCTTCACCAATGGCCCCGGATGCGCGATCACCCGCTCAATCATCACCTTGCCCCGCGCCTTCCATTCGGCTTCCTCATCGGCACTTTTGAAACCGCCTTTCTCGCCCGACACCTTCGCCCACTGCTTTTCGTATTCCGCCAATAAATCGCGTCCAGAAAATCGCTCTTCGGCCTTGAAATCCGCCAACCCCTCCACCACACCGTGCACCGCAGTTCCGAGAGACAAAGCCGGCCCAACGACACTCATCTTGCGGCGGGTCTTCGGATCCTTGTACATATTGTGCAGATAGTACGCGCGCGGACATTTCAAAAAATCCCCCATCGAGGAATGCGACACCCAAACTGCGCTGTATTTGTCTTTCGCCATTATCCGACTATTTTACCATATCGGACAACGCAGACTGCACGCCAAACAAAAAAGCCGGCCATCGGGCCGACTTTTTTGTTGATTTGTTTGCTGCTCCGAAACGGAAAATTATGAGAGATGCTTCGAAACCAAGCTAGTCATTTCAAACATGTTGACCACGCCCTTGCCGCCAAACACCACCTTGAGAGAAACATCAGCATTGATATTTCGCTTGTTCTTTGGATCCTGGAGATTGTTCTTCTTGATATATGCCCAGAGAGCCTTCACGACCTCAGATCGAGGCATCGGTCCCTTTCCTACGACAGTAGCCAGCTCTGAGCTGATGGTCATTGGCTTCATGAATGCTGAATTGGCTTTCTTCGCTGCTGGTTTTGCTGCTTTTGGCATATTGATTATATTAATTGCTTAATGGACACCATTATATCATATCCTCTAGTGGGCCGCCACCCTAGCCAATCGGTTGGCTACTTCCCTCGAACGAGCTGCAAAGATGCCGCTCCCTTTCGACAATCCGAACGGCTTCAACACCTCATCAGTATGCGCCTCCTGGAAACGGATCAGTGCACGCTGAGTCCTGGCGCCGAAATATTCCGACTCATTCCCCGACGAACCTGGGCCCTCGGTCGCCAAAAGAAAGCCTTGGCGATTCAACAAACGCTGCAGTTCGAGCACGTCAGGACCAGTCGCCCCCAGGCGAAGGGTACGACTGAAGCCGGAAAATACTGCTTGTGAGGTCAGCAAAGGTGTCTCCCGAACGGATTTTGAAACAGCGGCCGTGGCAAGAGGTGTCTGATCATGATATACCACCCTGCCGTCCGGATACACCGTCTGTGCCCGCGGTGCGACAT encodes the following:
- the uvrB gene encoding excinuclease ABC subunit UvrB, with translation MKAASKNENSAANSPFKLKTGGHTPAGDQPKAIKMLVEGVRKGMKHQTLLGVTGSGKTFTAANVIEQIGKPTLVIAHNKTLAAQLAQEYREFFPDNAVHYFVSYYDYYQPEAYMPVTDTYIEKEAMINEEIERLRHASTQALLTRKDVIIVATVSCIYGLGSPVEYEKVNMKIARGMKGNRADMMRRFIDIHYERTNADLTPGTFRALGNSIEIMPVNERALFRIGFETKMEKAGKGAEVPVEVVGEIMKIDATTRRIIGDVDAFFLFPAKHFITTDEGQKRALQTIKAELDVRLKELAAAGKNLEAERLKRRTNYDLALIREVGYCNGIENYSRHFSGMPAGAPPDTLISYFPHKAVKKGAPSAVGNLGEPDFLTIIDESHVTIPQLGGMFAGDASRKQSLVEYGFRLPSARDNRPLKFDEIEERLGQRIYTTATPGKYELERSVKGGPDGDGQIAEQVIRPTGLLDPEVEIRPIIEKKGSYSSQVFDFIAETQKEVKKGGRVIATTLTKKMAEDLSEYLKEKGIKAEYLHSEIKTIDRIQILTEFRRGKFDCLVGVNLLREGLDLPEVTFIGILDADKEGFLRSEMALIQTIGRAARNTAGRVILYADEVTGSMERAMKETARRRALQIEYNTRHGITPQTIIKAIKDITDQIQTDHAKAVKGLLAVDEAEFAGVTDAAEAEKLIRKVIKRKEAEMEESVKVLDFETAAILRDEVKALEERIGAVVKGDRKERAAAAKRVTEVRRKKRA
- the tgt gene encoding tRNA guanosine(34) transglycosylase Tgt; this encodes MKNDMADINSAKSHLTPQNPLSFVVEKRLTKPDDTPTLGRVGLLTTPHGVVHTPAFVAVGTKATVKSLTPDHVKDLGAQVALANTYHLYLQPGEKIIAKAGGLGKMMNWHGPTMTDSGGFQVFSLGVAFGKGINKFSKGADKGATATLTSATLMPKSSSAKPSLAESGTDATEDVAARLARVDEEGVTFKSVIDGSTHRFTPERSIEIQEQIGADMIFAFDECTSPHAPKEYQQEAMARTHRWAERCLKAHKKVTANGTPQALFGIVQGGRHEDLRKESARIIGAMPFDGFGIGGSFDKEDMGKAVRWVNELLPENKPRHLLGIGDPVDIFEAVENGCDTFDCVAPTRLGRNGTIYTKHGRVHIENAQYREDMRPIEEDCACYACAHYTRAYIAHLFRADEMLAGTLASTHNLHFIVNLVDRMRKGIEDGTFFELKREFLSTYLAK
- a CDS encoding DUF456 domain-containing protein, whose protein sequence is MIEHPILLAVAAIFMALGIPAVLVPFLPAISYMFLIALLFAISDRFVHITWENLAVLGGILIVSFFIDYFAGILGARYGGADRRSILFGFLGLIVGLIAFPPLGGIVGLFVGIFAGEVVARKSNAAALKAATAGLIGSATGALVNCSLAVLMFGLFLYFVLV
- a CDS encoding pseudouridine synthase, which translates into the protein MKPAPKKVILLAAAWPMRINKYLAHKGYSTRRGADELVTAQKVLLNGRVAVLGDKVKETDVVEVLQAQNKAEGNSTGKKAPGTGSGNVHGTTAADRVYFIFHKPVGMSASDNEIEAVIDQLKSQKKYAYLVGKKLFPIGRLDKESSGIMILTNDGRITDRLLNPVYAHPKTFFCTLNKVHSASFIRILSDRLLNLQAGPENAAETVDQLHFKVTLNNTGNAHLEHICAELGFTIVESQRIAILNIGLGNLKPGAVREVTEKEREAFLRSLGL
- a CDS encoding nucleoside monophosphate kinase → MTQHIEGLILQISRYSNFHLFLLLAGMGAGKDFVGKLLQEYGSVSFHHLSCSAAIRRRAKESGPVGDACAAAEEKMKCAEMVEDELATVVVLEWILQRLQAGVRTFLLDGFPRNDLQFAVLRRLEELKGTHVIARSILLCQPFGICLAQVLGQRRKELCRADDNITTFLHRWHHQFLGETVPMIKAIRNWDPKRFAVVQQTDLEKVLEVARIVGYQGVQMERLKASLIHLRSFQRLPFESDPAATVAFVEKLTPAPTRDQLEHVASLARSDGLDYFRHLPKVA
- a CDS encoding TIGR00730 family Rossman fold protein; amino-acid sequence: MIHKWFKRNTKPHTNDGFLSIGDIQKDERYELKDIHDEFKRGFDLIKKYPKTVSFFGSARFTSEHEHYKQAQELAGKIVKELGYAVVTGGGPGIMEAGARGAKDAGGVSIGMTIRLPHEQRDNPYITESADFKYFFSRKTLLTFEAEAFIFFPGGFGTLDEFFDVLTLVQTGKIPKVPIILVGRDYWEPLDAFIKAQMLVAHKAINPDDMKLYHITEDSKEIVEIIRKTPVTNWWKHFQE